A window of Pectobacterium carotovorum genomic DNA:
TGATACATCGTTATCGTGATTATTTAAAAAATGTTCTGAATATCTTTTCTTTTAAGGTTAGTGAGGGGCGACTGAGGCTATCGATTCGGCTGATGATGTTTTTTTCCATTTCCTGGGCTTCTTGAGATGAGCGTAAACTGTAATATTCACCAACTTTAAATATTGTTATCGTCAACGTGAGCCCGACTTCTGATGCAACTAACAGTTTAGCAATTCCGCCGCTCGCCTCTATATTAGAGTCACCTAGTGTAGCCATTATCATTACGGAGTAATAAACGCAATTCAGATAAGTGTTAAAGATATCTTTTGCATAGTCATAAAAACCAGACAATGAATAAAAATCATAATCTAATGATGCATTTACCTCCCTTATTCCTGATATCATTACTTCATTTTGGTCTACTGTGGCAAGAAAAAAATAGCAGCCAGAATAAAAGGCAGCGATGGTGATAAAAAGAAATTTAAGTTCTTTTATTGATATTTTTGGATCACTTACTCTCTTTGTTACATTGAGTAGAATGATAAACATATACAGATATAGAGATAATGTTCCTAACAATAAGAAAATTTTAAATAAATTATTATTAGCATAAGGAATGCATAAGGAGATAATGAAGATAAATAAAATAAAAAATAAATTTTTTGAATATATTTCTTGAGAGTTTCCCATGATGATCTCGATAGTGGCTAGTATGCTAGAGTTTTAGCAGAGATGTCGGAAATTATATATCTTATAGACTAAAAAGAGATTGTTAATGTGTGAGGAATTGGTTCGTGGCGTCCTGTCGTTCGTCCAGCGGCTCACGTTGGCTGCTGCGTGTCAGGTACTAGTTACGACTTTCCCCGAACAGCAAAATGAATTGCAGCAACTAGCAAAAGGGTTGGGTCAGAGCCTGCGCTAGATGGGGTCTGAAGCCCAACCGTACGAAAACGTACGCTAAGTACGTTTTTTAACCAAGATGGCGTTTTTTATTCTCATGGCAAAAGGCGGCTATAAAGGCCATTCATCGCTCTTTTCTGCTTGCTTAAGTGGCCTTTAGCTGTCCTTTTGTTACCTGTTCCGCAAGCGTAAATGTATAGTACCCCAGCATATTGATATGAGCATGCCGCAGTAGCGAAAGCCGGACTTCATCTGACCATAATTGGCACGTTGTTCCGCGTTTAAAAAATCTGCTGGCAAAAGTGCCTCCTTGGCTACGGATCACATACGAATAAATAAAATGAGAAGTTAATCAGACTGTTTCAGATATTGATACAGCGTTTCACGACTAATACCAAACTCGCGGGCAAGCTGGGGTTTTTTCTCACCATCCGTTGCTCGCCGTCGAACTTCAATTTGTTGTTCTGAGGACAGTGATTTTTTCCGTCCACGGTAAGCTCCACGCAGCCTGGCTAAAGCGATCCCTTCACGCTGACGTTCATGGATTAAAGAACGTTCGAACTCGGCAAAAGCCCCCATCACTGAGAGCATCAGGTTTGCCATTGGTGAATCTTCGCCAGTGAATGTCAGGCATTCTTTAAC
This region includes:
- a CDS encoding recombinase family protein, with amino-acid sequence MKGQRIGYIRVSSFDQNPERQLDQTQVDKVFVDKASGKDTQRPELDALLSFVRDGDIVVVHSMDRLARNLDDLRRLVQKLTHKGVRIEFVKECLTFTGEDSPMANLMLSVMGAFAEFERSLIHERQREGIALARLRGAYRGRKKSLSSEQQIEVRRRATDGEKKPQLAREFGISRETLYQYLKQSD